A genomic window from Rhea pennata isolate bPtePen1 chromosome 12, bPtePen1.pri, whole genome shotgun sequence includes:
- the XPC gene encoding DNA repair protein complementing XP-C cells isoform X3, with translation MARKRKAAPRPAAAGKRRRRRPGAPRGEAEAEVSADDFEEKKPSTRRSNSKVPARKKEEDCDTGVCSSASTPSKQKGVKLLIKEENKKATRSKRCHSKEAMCSDSLKPPQKEINLKRESPVKKEVDEDNDDDDDDESEDEWEDVEELQEPVVDKLEEDAVVPQAALPSKPVEIEIETPEQAKKRERREKRKAEFEVYLRRMMKRFNKEVREDTHKVHLLCLLANGFYRNRICSQPDLLAIGLSIIPIHFTKVPAGRVDLLYLSNLVKWFVGTFTVNAELSIEEGELLQSTLERRFAIYAARDDGELVHIFLIILRALQLLCRLVLSLQPVPLKETRAKGKGSSKRQSLSSTSEGQESSATTPKAVAKEGSCKKAKHNEKSSESEEENREPKKSSTAQMKRPCKSKLTTESQKQREPSNEDCSSGGKDRPVRPKNNRRRRVASKVCYKEDSGSDEGSVSDFEISEEESSLSDEDFETIPKKQRRSLGSQKSKVTADKSLKNKTSDLRLSKNSREAEPRPAKSTATALPTAQKKRNKIISSDEDGGEQELRKVLDTDQWLEVFLEREDKWVCVDCVHGNVGQPQLCFKYATKPLSYIVGIDNDGSVKDVTRRYDPVWMTATRKSRVDSEWWEDTLQPYKSPFVERDKKEEREFQVKLQDQPLPTAIGEYKNHPLYALKRHLLKYEAIYPESAAILGYCRGEAVYSRDCVHTLHSKDTWLKQARVVRIGEVPYKMVKGFSNQARKARLAEPANRDKKDLALFGLWQTEEFQPPVAVDGKVPRNEYGNVYLFLPSMLPIGCVQLRLPNLNRVARKLDIDCAQAITGFDFHGGYSHPVS, from the exons ATGGCCAGGAAGCGCAaagcggcgccgcggccggcggctgcCGGCAAGCGGCGCCGCAGGaggccgggggcgccgcggggcgagGCGGAGGCGGAGG tCAGTGCAGAtgattttgaagagaaaaagcctAGTACAAGAAGGAGCAACTCAAAAGTTCCAGctagaaaaaaggaagaagactgTGATACAGGAGTTTGCAGCTCAGCAAGTAccccttcaaaacaaaaaggggTAAAATTGctaataaaagaagaaaataagaaagctaCTAGAAGTAAAAGGTGTCATAGCAAAGAGGCAATGTGCAG TGACTCACTGAAGCCCCCTCAGAAGGAGATAAATTTGAAGAGAGAATCTCCTGTTAAAAAAGAGGTGGATGAAGacaatgatgatgatgatgatgatgaaagtGAAGATGAATGGGAGGATGTGGAAG aactCCAGGAACCTGTTGTGGATAAATTAGAAGAAGATGCTGTTGTTCCGCAAGCGGCGTTGCCAAGCAAACCAGTTGAGATAGAGATTGAAACCCCAGAGCAGGcgaagaaaagagagagaag agaaaaaagaaaagccgAGTTTGAGGTGTATCTTCGGAGAATGATGAAACGTTTCAACAAGGAGGTTCGTGAGGACACGCATAAG GTTCATCTCCTGTGTTTATTAGCAAATGGTTTCTATCGGAACAGAATCTGTAGCCAGCCAGATCTTCTTGCTATTGGTCTATCCATCATCCCCATCCACTTCACAAAAGTGCCTGCAGGCCGAGTGGACCTTCTCTACCTCTCCAACTTGGTGAAATG GTTTGTTGGAACCTTCACTGTCAATGCTGAGCTTTCTATTGAAGAAGGAGAGCTGCTTCAGTCTACCTTGGAGAGGCGCTTTGCCATATATGCTGCACGAGATGATGGAGAGTTGGTTCAT atatttttaattattctccGAGCATTACAGCTGCTGTGCCGTCTTGTGCTGTCTCTTCAACCTGTTCCTCTCAAGGAGACAAGAGCAAAG GGGAAGGGCTCATCTAAGAGGCAGTCTCTCAGCAGTACCTCTGAAGGGCAGGAGAGCTCTGCCACAACACCCAAAGCAGTGGCAAAAGAAGGCTCCTGCAAAAAAGCCAAGCACAATGAGAAGTCTTCagaaagtgaagaagaaaacagggaGCCGAAGAAATCAAGCACTGCTCAGATGAAAAGGCCATGCAAGTCAAAGCTGACTACAGAAAGCCAAAAGCAGAGGGAACCTAGTAATGAGGACTGCAGTTCAGGGGGAAAAGATAGGCCAGTCAGGCCCAAAAACAATCGCCGGAGACGAGTGGCCTCCAAAGTATGTTACAAAGAAGATAGTGGAAGTGATGAGGGCAGTGTTTCTGACTTTGAGATTTCAGAGGAGGAGAGCAGTCTGTCTGATGAGGATTTTGAAACTATACCTAAAAAGCAGAGGCGGTCATTGGGCTCCCAGAAGTCAAAGGTAACGGCTGataaaagcctgaaaaataagACTTCAGATCTGAGGCTATCCAAAAATTCACGTGAAGCTGAGCCTAGACCAGCAAAAAGTACAGCTACTGCCTTGCCtactgcacagaaaaaaagaaacaaaataatttctagtGATGAAGATGGTGGAGAGCAGGAGCTGAGAAAAGTGTTGGACACAGACCAGTGGCTGGAGGTTTTCCTTGAACGTGAGGACAAGTGGGTGTGTGTAGACTGCGTTCATGGTAACGTTGGCCAGCCCCAGCTGTGCTTCAAGTATGCCACAAAGCCGCTTTCCTACATTGTGGGGATTGACAATGATGGGAGTGTCAAGGATGTGACGCGAAGATACGACCCAGTGTGGATGACCGCAACGAGGAAGAGCCGTGTGGACTCTGAGTGGTGGGAAGACACACTACAGCCATATAAAAGTCCCTTTGTGGAAAGagacaagaaggaagaaagggag TTTCAAGTTAAGCTTCAAGACCAGCCTCTGCCAACAGCAATCGGAGAGTATAAAAATCACCCCCTTTATGCACTCAAGAGGCACCTCTTGAAATATGAAGCCATCTATCCTGAGTCAGCTGCTATCTTGGGGTACTGCAGAGGAGAGGCTGTCTACTCCAG AGACTGTGTACACACACTGCACTCAAAGGACACTTGGCTGAAGCAGGCTCGAGTGGTGAGGATTGGAGAAGTGCCCTACAAG ATGGTGAAGGGATTTTCCAATCAGGCAAGGAAGGCGCGCCTTGCAGAGCCAGCAAACCGAGACAAAAAGGACCTGGCACTGTTTGGCCTCTGGCAGACAGAGGAGTTCCAGCCGCCTGTGGCAGTGGATGGAAAG GTTCCGCGGAATGAATATGGAAACGTCTATCTCTTCTTGCCATCCATGTTACCAATCGGCTGTGTACAGCTTAGACTCCCCAACCTCAACAGAGTGGCGCGGAAGCTGGACATTGACTGTGCTCAAGCCATCACTGGATTCGATTTTCATGGAGGCTACTCACACCCAGT